From Erigeron canadensis isolate Cc75 chromosome 8, C_canadensis_v1, whole genome shotgun sequence, one genomic window encodes:
- the LOC122579546 gene encoding F-box/kelch-repeat protein At3g06240-like: MADEESGGTIPPDIITDILYRLPAKSIGRFRCVSKSWLSLLSDPKFIKTHRNTLNQNHLIFISNNYSLYSLPSHQNHEENVLLKPTKIQLELPHVEFNLQGSCNGLVLVSADDFDYDHTLVVFNPTTREFVELPVSGYEMVDDLLEIDIMYGFGYDSVADDYKVVTISYFHYNYLISPDVMSVHVYSLRTNTWKSVIDSPYDHSHGKSLSGVFVNGFLHWIAKEKGGSDHHLSVIVAFSIADEKFSQVPLPTYEGDDIMSKNDCKLVALGEKLAIFLEMEGVVWLMDEYGLGESWTKIIINGFNEVPLVEPMIFDENGKFLLASRDLILMYNVKERTFCNSLDISWNQKYVKIRGTYVESLVSPKFT, translated from the coding sequence ATGGCGGACGAAGAAAGCGGTGGCACAATCCCACCGGATATCATCACCGACATCTTATATCGTCTTCCGGCCAAATCCATCGGCCGGTTCAGGTGCGTTTCAAAGAGCTGGCTCTCTCTACTTTCAGACCCGAAATTCATTAAAACCCATCGAAACACCCTGAACCAAAATCACCTCATTTTCATATCCAACAATTATTCACTCTATTCACTCCCATCCCATCAAAACCATGAAGAAAACGTGTTATTAAAACCGACAAAGATTCAGTTAGAATTGCCTCATGTGGAATTCAATCTCCAAGGTTCTTGCAACGGTCTGGTTTTGGTGTCTGCTGATGACTTTGACTATGATCATACACTCGTTGTTTTTAACCCGACTACTCGAGAATTCGTGGAATTGCCGGTCTCCGGTTATGAGATGGTAGATGATTTGTTGGAAATTGATATCATGTATGGATTTGGTTACGATTCTGTTGCAGATGATTACAAGGTTGTCACCATTTCTTACTTTCATTATAATTATCTGATTTCTCCTGATGTTATGTCTGTACATGTTTATAGCCTTAGAACTAATACTTGGAAGTCGGTTATCGATTCTCCTTATGATCATTCCCATGGAAAGAGTTTATCGGGTGTTTTTGTTAACGGGTTTCTTCATTGGATTGCTAAGGAAAAGGGTGGTTCTGATCATCATTTGTCCGTAATTGTTGCTTTTAGTATAGCTGATGAGAAGTTTAGCCAAGTGCCGTTACCTACTTATGAAGGTGACGATATAATGTCTAAGAATGATTGTAAACTTGTTGCTCTTGGGGAAAAACTTGCCATATTCTTGGAAATGGAAGGTGTGGTTTGGTTGATGGATGAGTATGGGTTAGGAGAATCTTGGACTAAGATTATAATCAATGGATTTAATGAGGTTCCGCTTGTTGAGCCAATGATTTTTGATGAGAATGGAAAATTTCTACTTGCAAGCCGCGATCTAATCTTGATGTATAATGTTAAAGAAAGGACTTTCTGTAATAGTCTTGATATTTCTTGGAACCAGAAATATGTGAAGATTAGAGGTACTTATGTAGAAAGCCTCGTTTCGCCAAAATTCACTTGA
- the LOC122610967 gene encoding F-box/kelch-repeat protein At3g06240-like, which yields IVIPIPKRKGSIMIPPEIVNDILCRLPSKSVGRFRSVSKEWLSLLTEPAFLKTHQITGLKRNHLVFSKNRGRSWYSHPLNHHESVLTPTNLLIESDHRLEFNGSCNGLVLISHKFHFDALVVFNPTTGESVQLPQSDYFDVEPWRISHGIGYDSVTDDYKVITLTTFKDEENNFTNFAFLYSLRDNTWKCLGDFPYFVDSRHGVYLDGFLNWIFGKGIVTFNLAEERFSLIPVVPDVLVSHDGDDFHITGYSATKITVLGGKLAIYWHSNVMLMNEYGIKESWIMLRLDRFDDIPMIGYTMIFYDNHEIRVSDMNRGMMLIYDFEKRTFSQNMYVWDMYTFKLEDTYTESLVSPKINAYN from the coding sequence attgttatccCTATTCCCAAACGAAAAGGCAGCATAATGATTCCACCAGAGATCGTCAACGATATCTTATGCCGTCTTCCTTCAAAATCGGTTGGTCGGTTCAGAAGCGTTTCAAAGGAATGGCTATCTCTGCTCACCGAACCCGCATtcttaaaaacccatcaaatTACCGGCCTCAAACGTAATCACCTCGTCTTTAGCAAAAACCGTGGTAGGTCCTGGTATTCACACCCGTTGAATCACCATGAATCAGTATTAACACCAACCAACCTTCTAATTGAATCGGATCATCGTTTAGAATTCAATGGTTCTTGTAACGGTCTTGTCTTGATATCTCATAAGTTTCATTTCGACGCACTCGTGGTTTTCAACCCTACTACCGGGGAATCCGTGCAATTGCCACAATCTGATTATTTTGATGTGGAGCCATGGCGTATCTCACATGGAATTGGTTATGATTCAGTTACGGATGATTACAAGGTTATTACCCTCACTACTTttaaagatgaagaaaataattttACCAATTTTGCGTTTCTTTATAGCCTTAGAGATAATACTTGGAAGTGTCTGGGTGATTTTCCTTACTTTGTTGATAGTCGACATGGTGTTTATCTTGATGGGTTTCTTAATTGGATTTTTGGGAAAGGAATTGTTACTTTTAATTTAGCAGAGGAGCGTTTTAGTCTAATCCCAGTTGTACCAGATGTACTTGTGTCTCATGATGGTGATGATTTTCATATCACGGGTTATTCGGCTACCAAAATTACAGTCCTTGGTGGAAAGCTTGCCATCTATTGGCATTCTAATGTTATGTTGATGAATGAATACGGAATCAAAGAATCTTGGATCATGCTTCGACTAGATAGATTCGATGATATTCCTATGATCGGGTACACAATGATTTTCTATGACAATCACGAAATTCGGGTGTCCGACATGAACAGAGGTATGATGTTGATATACGATTTTGAGAAAAGAACTTTCAGTCAAAACATGTATGTTTGGGACATGTATACATTCAAACTTGAAGATACATATACGGAGAGCCTCGTTTCCCCAAAAATCAATGCATACAACTAG